One genomic region from Streptomyces sp. NBC_00582 encodes:
- a CDS encoding alpha-L-arabinofuranosidase C-terminal domain-containing protein: MPRTTRNRLRLALGASAFLLAVAGIPAAPAGAADATDYTLTVDPTAKGPKIDDTMYGVFFEDINRAADGGLYAELVQNRSFEYATVDNRSYTPLTSWTVSGSANVVNDDGRLNDRNRNYLSLAAGSSVTNAGYNTGVHVEEGKKYDFSVWARADAGTTLTVSLQDADGALATARQVAVGTGGWAEYRAGFTATRTSGTGRLTVASSAAAALDMVSLFPRDTYKHEPNGLRKDLAEKIAALHPGFVRFPGGCLVNTGSMQDYSEASNWQRARSYQWKDTVGPVEERATNSNFWGYNQSYGLGYYEYFRLAEDIGAMPLPVVPALVTGCGQNEAVVDDALLKRHVQDTLDLIEFANGPVTSTWGKLRARMGHPKPFHLTHIEVGNEENLPTEFFARFKEFRAAIEAEYPGITVISNSGPDDAGSTFDTAWRLNRDAKVAMVDEHYYNSPQWFLQNNDRYDSYDRSGPKVFLGEYASWGNAFKNGLAEAAFMTGLERNADVVKLASYAPLFANEDYVQWSPDMVWFNNHASWNSANYEVQKLFMTNVGDRVVPSTATGTPSLQGPISGAVGLSTWATTAAYDDVRVTDADGATLLTDDFSGDAAQWTHTGGGSWSLQDGQYVQTDVAAENTMVSAGDVHWHDYDLHVKATKKSGKEGFLVAFGVKDTGSYYWWNLGGWNNTTTAVEQAVDGGKSTLISQAGTIETGRAYDIDIKVRGRQVTLFLDGEEWGSFTDDKPAEPFRQVVTKDRRTGDLIVKVVNAQSADARTAIDLGGAKVASKARVTTLTAAPDAVNTQTATPVAPVTSTFTGVADRFTYTFPANSVTFLRIKQR; this comes from the coding sequence ATGCCACGCACCACCCGCAACCGTCTGAGACTCGCCCTCGGAGCAAGCGCTTTCCTGCTGGCCGTCGCGGGGATCCCCGCCGCCCCCGCGGGGGCCGCCGACGCCACCGACTACACCCTCACCGTCGACCCGACCGCCAAGGGCCCGAAGATCGACGACACGATGTACGGCGTCTTCTTCGAGGACATCAACCGGGCCGCCGACGGCGGTCTGTACGCCGAGCTGGTGCAGAACCGGTCCTTCGAGTACGCGACCGTCGACAACCGCTCGTACACCCCGCTGACCTCCTGGACGGTCTCCGGCTCGGCGAACGTCGTGAACGACGACGGCCGGCTCAACGACCGCAACCGGAACTACCTCTCCCTGGCCGCCGGCTCCTCCGTCACCAACGCCGGCTACAACACCGGGGTGCACGTCGAGGAGGGCAAGAAGTACGACTTCTCGGTGTGGGCCCGCGCCGACGCCGGTACGACGCTGACGGTCTCCCTGCAGGACGCCGACGGCGCGCTGGCCACCGCCCGCCAGGTCGCCGTGGGCACGGGCGGCTGGGCCGAGTACCGGGCCGGCTTCACCGCCACCCGCACCTCCGGCACCGGCCGGCTGACCGTGGCGTCCTCGGCTGCGGCCGCGCTCGACATGGTGTCGCTGTTCCCCCGTGACACCTACAAGCACGAGCCCAACGGTCTGCGCAAGGACCTCGCCGAGAAGATCGCCGCCCTGCACCCGGGCTTCGTCCGCTTCCCCGGCGGCTGCCTGGTCAACACCGGCTCCATGCAGGACTACAGCGAGGCGTCGAACTGGCAGCGCGCCCGCTCCTACCAGTGGAAAGACACCGTCGGGCCCGTGGAGGAGCGCGCCACCAACTCCAACTTCTGGGGATACAACCAGAGTTACGGCCTCGGCTACTACGAGTACTTCCGCCTCGCCGAGGACATCGGCGCGATGCCGCTGCCCGTCGTCCCGGCGCTGGTGACCGGCTGCGGCCAGAACGAGGCCGTCGTCGACGACGCGCTGCTCAAGCGGCACGTCCAGGACACCCTCGACCTGATCGAGTTCGCCAACGGCCCGGTCACCTCCACCTGGGGCAAGCTGCGCGCGCGGATGGGCCACCCGAAGCCCTTCCACCTCACCCACATCGAGGTCGGCAACGAGGAGAACCTCCCCACTGAGTTCTTCGCCCGGTTCAAGGAGTTCCGCGCCGCGATCGAGGCCGAATACCCCGGCATCACGGTGATCTCCAACTCCGGCCCCGACGACGCCGGTTCGACCTTCGACACCGCCTGGCGGCTCAACAGGGACGCCAAGGTCGCCATGGTCGACGAGCACTACTACAACAGCCCGCAGTGGTTCCTGCAGAACAACGACCGCTACGACTCCTACGACCGCAGCGGCCCGAAGGTCTTCCTCGGCGAGTACGCCTCCTGGGGCAACGCCTTCAAGAACGGTCTCGCCGAAGCCGCCTTCATGACCGGCCTGGAACGCAACGCCGACGTCGTCAAACTCGCCTCCTACGCCCCGCTGTTCGCGAACGAGGACTACGTCCAGTGGAGCCCGGACATGGTGTGGTTCAACAACCACGCCTCCTGGAACTCCGCCAACTACGAGGTACAGAAGCTGTTCATGACCAACGTCGGCGACCGCGTGGTCCCCTCGACCGCCACCGGCACCCCGTCCCTCCAGGGCCCGATCAGCGGCGCCGTGGGCCTGTCGACCTGGGCGACCACGGCGGCGTACGACGATGTGAGGGTCACGGACGCGGACGGCGCGACCCTGCTGACGGACGACTTCTCGGGCGACGCCGCGCAGTGGACCCACACCGGGGGCGGCAGCTGGTCCCTCCAGGACGGGCAGTACGTCCAGACCGACGTGGCCGCCGAGAACACCATGGTCTCCGCAGGTGACGTGCACTGGCACGACTACGACCTGCACGTGAAGGCCACCAAGAAGTCCGGCAAGGAGGGCTTCCTCGTCGCCTTCGGCGTCAAGGACACCGGCAGCTACTACTGGTGGAACCTGGGCGGCTGGAACAACACCACCACCGCCGTCGAGCAGGCCGTGGACGGCGGCAAGTCCACCCTGATCTCCCAGGCCGGGACCATCGAGACGGGCCGCGCCTACGACATCGACATCAAGGTGCGGGGCCGCCAGGTCACCCTCTTCCTCGACGGCGAGGAGTGGGGCAGCTTCACCGACGACAAGCCGGCCGAGCCGTTCCGCCAGGTCGTCACCAAGGACAGGAGGACCGGCGACCTGATCGTCAAGGTCGTCAACGCCCAGTCCGCCGACGCCCGCACGGCGATCGACCTCGGTGGGGCCAAGGTCGCCTCCAAGGCCCGGGTGACCACCCTGACCGCCGCGCCCGACGCGGTCAACACGCAGACGGCGACCCCGGTCGCACCGGTGACGTCCACCTTCACCGGCGTCGCCGACCGGTTCACGTACACCTTCCCGGCGAACTCGGTCACGTTCCTGCGGATCAAGCAGAGGTAG
- a CDS encoding DMT family transporter, with translation MKTQSSAIASTSIAVSVPPARGFGTLQAALGVVAFSLTFPATAWGLEGFGPWSLVAVRSVLAALVAGGCLLALRVPMPARRHWAGLAVVAGGVVVGFPLLTTLALRTSTTAHAAVVVGLLPLTTALLSALRMGIRPSRTFWSAALAGAAAVAAFTVQQSGGALGGADLCLFGALLVCAAGYTEGGRLARVMPGWQVIGWALVLCLPLGVPAAALALSYEPVEPTAHSVAGLVWVAAGSQFLGLVVWYRGMAAIGIPKASQLQLAQPLLTLVWSVLLLGEHLTPAAPLTAAAVLICIAVTQRARG, from the coding sequence ATGAAGACACAGAGTAGCGCTATTGCATCCACCTCGATAGCGGTCAGCGTCCCTCCCGCCCGCGGCTTCGGCACCCTCCAGGCCGCCCTCGGGGTCGTCGCCTTCTCCCTGACGTTCCCCGCCACCGCCTGGGGGCTGGAGGGCTTCGGCCCCTGGTCGCTGGTGGCCGTCCGCAGTGTGCTGGCCGCGCTGGTCGCGGGCGGCTGTCTGCTGGCCCTGCGCGTCCCGATGCCCGCCCGACGGCACTGGGCGGGCCTCGCGGTCGTGGCGGGCGGGGTCGTCGTCGGCTTCCCGCTGCTGACCACCCTCGCGCTGCGGACGTCCACCACCGCCCATGCCGCCGTCGTCGTCGGCCTGCTGCCCCTGACGACCGCGCTGCTGTCCGCCCTGCGCATGGGGATCCGACCCTCGCGCACCTTCTGGTCGGCGGCGCTCGCGGGGGCCGCGGCCGTCGCGGCGTTCACCGTGCAGCAGAGCGGCGGGGCTCTCGGCGGCGCCGATCTCTGTCTGTTCGGGGCGCTGCTGGTCTGCGCGGCCGGCTACACCGAGGGCGGCCGGCTGGCCCGGGTGATGCCGGGCTGGCAGGTGATCGGCTGGGCGCTGGTGCTGTGCCTGCCGCTCGGTGTGCCCGCCGCCGCCCTCGCCCTGTCGTACGAGCCCGTCGAGCCGACCGCGCACAGCGTGGCCGGGCTGGTGTGGGTGGCGGCGGGTTCGCAGTTCCTCGGTCTGGTCGTCTGGTACCGGGGCATGGCGGCCATCGGCATCCCGAAGGCCAGCCAGTTGCAGTTGGCCCAGCCCCTGCTCACACTGGTGTGGTCGGTGCTGCTGCTGGGCGAGCACCTCACGCCCGCCGCACCGCTGACCGCGGCGGCGGTGCTGATCTGCATCGCCGTCACCCAGCGGGCGCGCGGCTGA
- a CDS encoding aminotransferase-like domain-containing protein, whose amino-acid sequence MQERSSVGELANHLRRELDRYSPDEKLPSSRTLVERFRVSPVTVSRALAQLAAEGLVVTRPGAGAFRARPRPAAAPAGDTSWQEVALSADGAADLVPRSVDATGVTASLAAPPPGVVEFNGGYLHPSLQPERAMSEALARAGRRPGAWGRPPMEGLPELREWFARTIGGGVGAAEVLVSAGGQAALTTALRALAPPGAPVLVESPTYPGMLAIARSAGLRPVPVPVDADGVRPELLADAFRATGARVFVCQPLFQNPTGAVLAPARRGEVLRIAREAGAFVVEDDYVRRLAHEDAGPLPRPLAADDPDGVVVHVGSLTKATSPSFRVCALAARGPALERLRAIQVVETFFVPRPLQEAALELVGSPAWPRHLRTVAAELRARRDAMASALRLRLPELALPHIPSGGYHLWLRLPEGTDETVLGAAALRAGVALTPGRPYFSAEPPAAHMRLSFAAVAGTEEIGEGVRRLRTACDEVLSANRST is encoded by the coding sequence ATGCAAGAGCGTAGCAGTGTGGGTGAACTGGCGAATCATCTCCGAAGGGAGCTGGACCGCTACTCTCCCGATGAAAAGCTCCCGTCGAGCCGGACGCTGGTGGAACGATTCCGGGTGAGCCCGGTGACCGTCTCGCGGGCGCTGGCCCAACTCGCCGCCGAGGGACTGGTGGTGACCCGGCCCGGCGCGGGCGCGTTCCGGGCCCGTCCGCGTCCCGCGGCGGCACCGGCCGGGGACACCTCCTGGCAGGAGGTCGCCCTCAGCGCCGACGGCGCCGCCGACCTCGTACCCCGCTCGGTCGACGCCACCGGCGTCACCGCCTCGCTGGCCGCTCCGCCGCCCGGCGTGGTGGAGTTCAACGGCGGCTATCTGCACCCCTCGCTCCAGCCCGAACGCGCGATGTCCGAGGCCCTGGCCCGCGCCGGACGCCGCCCGGGCGCCTGGGGACGGCCCCCGATGGAGGGTCTGCCGGAGCTGCGGGAGTGGTTCGCCCGCACCATCGGCGGCGGTGTCGGCGCGGCCGAGGTCCTGGTGAGCGCCGGCGGCCAGGCGGCGCTCACCACCGCTCTGCGCGCCCTCGCCCCGCCCGGCGCGCCGGTGCTCGTCGAGTCCCCGACCTACCCCGGCATGCTCGCGATCGCCCGCTCGGCGGGCCTGCGCCCGGTCCCCGTCCCGGTCGACGCCGACGGGGTGAGGCCGGAGCTGCTCGCCGACGCCTTCCGCGCCACCGGCGCCCGGGTGTTCGTCTGCCAGCCCCTCTTCCAGAACCCGACCGGTGCCGTCCTCGCCCCCGCCCGGCGCGGCGAGGTGCTGCGCATCGCACGCGAGGCGGGCGCCTTCGTCGTCGAGGACGACTACGTACGGCGGCTCGCGCACGAGGACGCGGGTCCGCTGCCGCGCCCGCTCGCCGCCGACGACCCCGACGGAGTCGTCGTCCACGTCGGCTCGCTCACCAAGGCGACCTCACCCAGCTTCCGGGTGTGCGCCCTCGCCGCACGCGGCCCGGCGCTGGAACGGCTGCGCGCGATCCAGGTCGTCGAGACCTTCTTCGTGCCCCGCCCGCTCCAGGAGGCGGCCCTGGAACTCGTCGGCTCGCCCGCCTGGCCGCGCCATCTGCGGACCGTCGCCGCCGAACTGAGGGCCCGCAGGGACGCGATGGCCTCGGCGCTCCGCCTGCGCCTGCCCGAACTCGCCCTCCCGCACATCCCGTCCGGCGGCTACCACCTGTGGCTCAGGCTGCCCGAGGGCACCGACGAGACCGTGCTGGGCGCCGCCGCCCTGCGCGCCGGTGTCGCCCTCACCCCCGGCCGCCCGTACTTCAGCGCAGAACCCCCGGCCGCCCACATGCGGCTGAGCTTCGCGGCCGTCGCGGGCACCGAGGAGATCGGGGAGGGGGTACGACGGCTGCGGACCGCCTGTGACGAGGTGCTGTCGGCAAATCGTTCGACATGA
- a CDS encoding 3-hydroxybutyryl-CoA dehydrogenase, whose translation MTDIERVGVVGCGQMGAGIAEVCARAGLDVKVAETTGEALEFGRTRLFGSLAKAAERGKITEAERDETQARLSFTTDLGEFADRDLVIEAVVENEQVKTEIFQVLDQVVTRPDAILASNTSSIPLVKLAVATSRPDQVVGIHFFNPAPVQALVELIPALTTSEGTIGRAQLFAEKVLGKHAIRAQDRSGFVVNALLIPYLLSAIRMFETGIASREDIDNGMEMGCAHPMGPLKLSDLIGLDTVASVAQSMYDEYKEPLYAAPPLLQRMVDAGRLGRKTGSGFYTYG comes from the coding sequence GTGACGGACATCGAACGCGTCGGAGTCGTGGGCTGCGGCCAGATGGGAGCGGGCATCGCCGAGGTGTGCGCCCGCGCCGGACTCGACGTCAAGGTCGCCGAGACCACCGGCGAGGCACTGGAGTTCGGCCGGACCCGGCTGTTCGGCTCCCTGGCCAAGGCCGCCGAGCGCGGCAAGATCACCGAGGCGGAGCGGGACGAGACCCAGGCCCGCCTGAGCTTCACCACCGACCTCGGCGAGTTCGCCGACCGCGACCTCGTCATCGAGGCCGTCGTGGAGAACGAGCAGGTCAAGACCGAGATCTTCCAGGTCCTCGACCAGGTGGTGACCCGCCCGGACGCGATCCTGGCCTCCAACACCTCCTCCATCCCGCTGGTGAAGCTGGCGGTCGCCACCTCGCGGCCCGACCAGGTCGTCGGCATCCACTTCTTCAACCCGGCCCCCGTGCAGGCGCTCGTCGAGCTGATCCCGGCGCTGACCACCTCCGAGGGCACGATCGGCCGGGCGCAGCTCTTCGCCGAGAAGGTGCTGGGCAAGCACGCGATCCGCGCGCAGGACCGCTCCGGCTTCGTCGTCAACGCGCTGCTGATCCCGTATCTGCTCTCCGCGATCCGGATGTTCGAGACGGGCATCGCCAGCCGCGAGGACATCGACAACGGCATGGAGATGGGCTGCGCCCACCCGATGGGTCCGCTGAAGCTGTCCGACCTGATCGGCCTGGACACGGTCGCCTCGGTCGCGCAGTCGATGTACGACGAGTACAAGGAGCCGCTGTACGCCGCTCCCCCGCTGCTCCAGCGGATGGTGGACGCGGGCCGCCTCGGCCGCAAGACCGGCTCGGGGTTCTACACCTACGGATGA
- a CDS encoding glycoside hydrolase family 10 protein, protein MGRLARRAFTLAALSAFTTTGAAGPAAPAPARGGAAEGRATAEMRGMWLATVANRDWPSKPGLTAAQQRRELIDWLDLAVRDRLNTVVFQVRPTADALWPSSFEPWSQVLTGTQGRSPGWDPLGTAVTEAHARGLELHAWFNPYRVATHADRSKLVAAHPVRQHPHWAVEYGGRLYYNPGLPEVRDFVQDAMLDAVKRYPVDAVHFDDYFYPYPVAGQAFDDDEAYDEHGGAFTTRAAWRRDNVNRLVREMAVRIKAVRPTTQFGISPFGVWRNASTDSRGSDTRAFQSYDEIYADSRKWVKEGWIDYVVPQLYWEIGNSAADYAKLVPWWAEVAKGSRTRLYLGEGLYKAGASGQPAAWAAKAELSRHLTLAKRYAQARGHVFFAAKDVRTDRIGAMARVVADHYGQSAKPPR, encoded by the coding sequence ATGGGGCGACTGGCCCGGAGGGCGTTCACGCTGGCGGCGCTGTCGGCGTTCACCACGACGGGTGCGGCGGGCCCGGCGGCCCCCGCTCCCGCGCGGGGCGGAGCGGCAGAGGGCCGTGCGACTGCCGAGATGCGGGGGATGTGGCTGGCGACGGTCGCCAACCGCGACTGGCCGTCCAAGCCGGGGCTGACCGCCGCGCAGCAGCGCAGGGAACTGATCGACTGGCTGGACCTCGCGGTACGCGACCGGCTGAACACGGTGGTGTTCCAGGTGCGGCCCACGGCCGACGCGCTGTGGCCTTCGTCGTTCGAGCCCTGGTCGCAGGTCCTCACCGGCACCCAGGGCAGGTCCCCGGGCTGGGACCCGCTGGGCACCGCCGTCACCGAGGCCCACGCCCGCGGTCTCGAACTGCACGCCTGGTTCAACCCGTACCGGGTCGCCACCCACGCCGACCGCTCCAAGCTGGTCGCCGCGCACCCCGTGCGCCAGCACCCGCACTGGGCGGTGGAGTACGGCGGCAGGCTCTACTACAACCCGGGGCTGCCGGAGGTCCGTGACTTCGTCCAGGACGCGATGCTGGACGCGGTGAAGAGGTACCCCGTCGACGCCGTGCACTTCGACGACTACTTCTACCCGTACCCGGTCGCCGGCCAGGCCTTCGACGACGACGAGGCGTACGACGAGCACGGCGGCGCCTTCACCACCCGGGCCGCCTGGCGACGCGACAACGTCAACCGGCTGGTGCGGGAGATGGCCGTGCGGATCAAGGCCGTACGCCCCACGACCCAGTTCGGGATCAGCCCGTTCGGGGTGTGGCGCAACGCCTCCACCGACTCGCGCGGCTCGGACACCCGCGCCTTCCAGTCGTACGACGAGATCTACGCCGACAGCCGCAAGTGGGTGAAGGAGGGCTGGATCGACTACGTCGTCCCGCAGCTCTACTGGGAGATCGGCAACTCCGCCGCCGACTACGCCAAGCTCGTGCCCTGGTGGGCGGAGGTGGCCAAGGGCAGCCGGACCCGGCTCTACCTGGGGGAGGGCCTGTACAAGGCGGGTGCCTCGGGGCAGCCCGCGGCCTGGGCGGCCAAGGCCGAACTGAGCAGGCATCTCACGCTGGCGAAGCGGTACGCGCAGGCGCGCGGGCATGTCTTCTTCGCCGCCAAGGACGTACGGACGGACCGGATCGGCGCGATGGCTCGGGTGGTGGCCGACCACTACGGGCAGTCGGCGAAGCCCCCGCGCTGA
- a CDS encoding DUF1918 domain-containing protein: protein MRATAGDQFVQHGRVVGQHDKVGEIVEVLGQDGNPPFRVRFTDGHVGVCSPGPDTEIRHRTTTEEQR, encoded by the coding sequence ATGCGTGCAACCGCGGGCGACCAGTTTGTCCAGCACGGCAGGGTGGTCGGCCAACACGACAAGGTCGGCGAGATCGTCGAAGTACTGGGCCAGGACGGCAACCCGCCGTTCCGGGTCCGCTTCACCGACGGGCACGTGGGCGTGTGCTCACCCGGCCCGGACACCGAGATCCGCCACCGCACCACGACCGAGGAACAGCGGTAG
- a CDS encoding histidine phosphatase family protein, which yields MPLRVTFVAAARSSPLLAERFEDDRPLDQAGWDEVQRVVPDLLPLAAAELRYCSPTPSSRTTGDALGYAPLVQLALRDCDMGRWRGLTLGEAMAREPAAVDAWLTDPLATPHGGESLLDFITRVGDWLDTRPLGDGDRIVAVAEPGVIRAALVYALKAPPSTYWNIDVRPLSTSTVTGRGGRWNLRLEGATVQPTRA from the coding sequence ATGCCACTTCGGGTGACGTTCGTCGCAGCCGCGCGCAGCTCGCCGCTGCTCGCGGAGCGCTTCGAGGACGACCGGCCGCTGGACCAGGCGGGCTGGGACGAGGTGCAGCGGGTGGTTCCCGACCTCCTGCCCCTCGCCGCCGCCGAGCTGCGCTACTGCTCGCCCACCCCCAGCAGCCGCACCACCGGCGACGCCCTCGGCTATGCCCCGCTGGTGCAGCTCGCCCTGCGGGACTGCGACATGGGCCGCTGGCGGGGGCTGACGCTGGGGGAGGCGATGGCCCGGGAGCCGGCGGCCGTGGACGCCTGGCTGACCGATCCGCTGGCCACCCCCCATGGCGGTGAGTCCCTGCTGGACTTCATCACCCGGGTGGGCGACTGGCTCGACACCCGGCCGCTCGGGGACGGCGACCGGATCGTCGCGGTCGCCGAGCCCGGCGTGATCAGGGCGGCCCTGGTCTACGCGCTCAAGGCGCCGCCGTCGACGTACTGGAACATCGATGTGCGCCCCCTGTCGACGAGTACCGTCACCGGCCGGGGCGGGCGCTGGAACCTGCGCCTCGAAGGGGCGACGGTTCAGCCCACGCGCGCGTAG
- a CDS encoding GNAT family N-acetyltransferase, giving the protein MNDVPPLAEGYEISADPARLDAGRVHRWLSTDTYWALGREREKQDRAIAGSLNFGVYDTASGEQVAYARVVTDLATFAWLCDVYVDPAVRGKGIGTSLVAAVRDHLLPHGLRRILLATQDAHGVYEKIGFEALEEPDRWMALIFAKLGVA; this is encoded by the coding sequence ATGAACGACGTCCCGCCCCTCGCCGAGGGCTACGAGATCTCCGCCGACCCCGCCCGCCTCGACGCCGGACGCGTCCACCGCTGGCTGTCCACCGACACGTACTGGGCCCTCGGGCGCGAGCGCGAGAAGCAGGACCGGGCGATCGCCGGCTCGCTGAACTTCGGGGTCTACGACACCGCCTCCGGTGAGCAGGTCGCCTACGCGCGCGTGGTGACCGACCTGGCGACCTTCGCCTGGCTGTGCGACGTGTACGTGGACCCGGCGGTGCGCGGCAAGGGCATCGGGACGTCGCTCGTCGCCGCCGTGCGCGACCATCTGCTGCCGCACGGACTGCGCCGCATCCTGCTCGCGACGCAGGACGCGCACGGGGTGTACGAGAAGATCGGCTTCGAGGCGCTGGAGGAGCCGGACCGGTGGATGGCGCTGATCTTCGCCAAGCTCGGGGTGGCCTGA
- the argC gene encoding N-acetyl-gamma-glutamyl-phosphate reductase, which produces MVVRAAVAGASGYAGGEVLRLLLAHPEVEIGALTGNSNAGQRLGALQPHLLPLADRVLRETTAEVLAGHDVVFLALPHGQSAAVAEQLGPDVLVVDMGADFRLRDAADWERFYGSPHAGTWPYGLPELPGGRAALEGSKRIAVPGCYPTAVSLALFPAYAAGLAENEAVIVAASGTSGAGKALKPHLLGSEVMGSMSPYGVGGGHRHTPEIVQNLSAAAGERVSVSFTPTLAPMPRGILATCSAKARPGVTADSVRAAYDKALADEPFVHLLPEGQWPATASVNGSNAVHIQVAYDEATGRIIAISAIDNLTKGTAGGAVQSMNIALGFHENTGLSTIGVAP; this is translated from the coding sequence ATGGTGGTACGTGCGGCGGTGGCCGGAGCGAGCGGATACGCGGGCGGCGAAGTGCTGCGCCTGCTTCTCGCGCACCCCGAGGTCGAGATCGGCGCCCTGACCGGCAATTCCAACGCGGGCCAGAGGCTCGGCGCCCTTCAGCCGCATCTGCTGCCGCTGGCCGACCGCGTCCTGCGGGAGACCACCGCCGAGGTCCTCGCCGGACACGACGTCGTCTTCCTCGCCCTCCCGCACGGCCAGTCCGCCGCCGTCGCCGAACAGCTCGGCCCGGACGTCCTCGTCGTCGACATGGGCGCCGACTTCCGGCTCCGGGACGCGGCCGACTGGGAGCGGTTCTACGGCTCCCCGCACGCCGGCACCTGGCCCTACGGCCTCCCCGAACTACCGGGCGGCCGCGCCGCGCTGGAGGGGTCCAAGCGCATCGCGGTCCCCGGTTGCTACCCCACGGCCGTCTCGCTCGCGCTGTTCCCGGCGTACGCCGCCGGGCTCGCCGAGAACGAGGCCGTGATCGTCGCCGCCTCCGGAACCTCCGGCGCGGGCAAGGCGCTCAAGCCGCATCTGCTGGGCTCCGAGGTCATGGGCTCCATGTCGCCGTACGGCGTCGGCGGCGGCCACCGGCACACGCCCGAGATCGTCCAGAACCTCAGCGCGGCGGCGGGGGAGCGGGTCTCCGTCTCCTTCACGCCCACCCTCGCGCCGATGCCCCGCGGCATCCTCGCCACGTGCAGCGCCAAGGCCAGGCCCGGTGTCACCGCCGACTCCGTCCGCGCCGCGTACGACAAGGCCCTCGCCGACGAGCCCTTCGTGCATCTGCTGCCGGAGGGGCAGTGGCCCGCCACCGCGTCCGTGAACGGTTCCAACGCCGTTCACATCCAGGTCGCGTACGACGAGGCGACGGGCCGCATCATCGCGATCAGCGCCATCGACAACCTCACCAAGGGCACGGCCGGTGGTGCCGTCCAGAGCATGAACATCGCCCTCGGGTTCCACGAGAACACAGGGCTCTCGACGATCGGAGTCGCACCGTGA
- a CDS encoding DUF6314 family protein: MNAFLAVADVLAHLAGRWHVERVVRDPTSGGEGRFRGTTVFSPLDGGGLLHEESGTFTWQGTGRPAERTLRFLPGPVPGTADVRFADGRPFHDLDLTTGRHTAVHPCSADLYRGEFTVRDADHWRTVWRVGGPAKDLLLTTDYARVG; the protein is encoded by the coding sequence ATGAACGCGTTCCTGGCGGTTGCCGATGTGCTGGCCCATCTCGCCGGGCGGTGGCACGTGGAGCGCGTGGTGCGGGATCCGACGAGCGGCGGTGAGGGACGTTTCCGGGGCACCACCGTGTTCAGCCCGCTGGACGGTGGCGGGCTGCTGCACGAGGAGTCCGGCACGTTCACCTGGCAGGGCACGGGCCGACCCGCCGAACGCACCCTGCGGTTCCTGCCCGGTCCGGTGCCGGGCACGGCGGACGTCCGGTTCGCCGACGGCCGGCCCTTCCACGACCTGGACCTGACCACCGGCCGGCACACCGCCGTCCACCCGTGCTCCGCGGACCTCTACCGCGGCGAGTTCACCGTCCGGGACGCGGACCACTGGCGCACGGTGTGGCGGGTCGGCGGTCCCGCCAAGGACCTGCTGCTGACCACGGACTACGCGCGCGTGGGCTGA